A single region of the Vicia villosa cultivar HV-30 ecotype Madison, WI linkage group LG4, Vvil1.0, whole genome shotgun sequence genome encodes:
- the LOC131599151 gene encoding uncharacterized protein LOC131599151: MPAPKTEKQVRGFLGRLNYISRFISQMTATCGPIFKLLRKDQGVVWTEDCQKAFDSIKEYLLEPPILIPPVEGRPLIMYLTVLEESMGCMLGQQDETGKKEHAIYYLSKKFTDCESRYSMLEKTCCALTWASKRLRQYMINNTTWLISKMDPIKYVFEKPALTGRIARWQMLLSEYDIEYRAQKAVKGSILADHLAHQPINEYQSLKFDFPDEDVLYLKMKDCDEPLPEEGPEPGSRWGLIFDGAVNAFGNGIGAIIITPKGTHIPFSARLLFDCTNNIAEYEACIMGLEEAIDLRIKILDIYGDSALVINQIKDKWETYHPGLIPYRDYARRLLTFFNKVELHHIPRDQNRMADALATLSSMFKVSHWNDVPKVRITRLERPAYVFATEAVIDNKPWFHDIKRFLQTQEYPPGASNKDKKTLRRLSGSFFLNGDVLYKRNFDMVLLRCVDRHE; encoded by the coding sequence atgcctgcaccaaaaactgaaaagcaagtaagaggatttctcggacgattgaactatatctccagatttatctctcaaatgactgctacatgtgggccaattttcaagcttctccgcaaagatcaaggggttgtatggactgaagattgccagaaagcgttcgacagtatcaaagagtacctgttagaaccaccaatattgattcctccagttgaaggaagaccattaatcatgtaccttactgtgttagaagaatccatgggttgtatgcttggacagcaagatgaaaccggtaagaaggagcatgccatctattacttgagtaagaaattcacagactgtgagtctcgttactccatgctcgaaaaaacgtgttgtgctttgacttgggcttcaaaacgtctccgccaatacatgatcaacaatactacttggttaatctccaaaatggatccgatcaagtacgtctttgaaaagcccgccttaacaggaaggattgcccgatggcaaatgctgttatctgaatatgacattgaataccgtgctcaaaaagccgtcaaaggaagcattctcgccgatcatttggcgcatcaaccaattaatgaatatcaatctctcaagtttgactttcctgatgaagatgtcttgtacttgaaaatgaaagattgtgacgaaccgttacctgaagaaggtcctgagcctggatcaagatggggcctaatttttgatggagcagtaaacgcttttggcaatggaattggggcaatcatcatcactcccaagggtactcatatcccgttctctgccagattgctatttgattgtaccaacaacatcgcagaatatgaagcttgtatcatgggtctcgaagaagccattgacttaaggatcaagatcctcgacatatatggagattcagcccttgtgatcaaccaaatcaaagacaaatgggaaacttaccaccctggcttgattccctacagagattatgcaagacgtctgttgactttcttcaataaggttgaattgcatcatatacctcgagatcagaatcgaatggcagacgccttggctactctatcttccatgttcaaagtcagtcactggaatgatgtgcctaaagtcagaatcacgcgccttgaaaggcccgcctatgtgtttgcaactgaagcagtcatcgataataaaccgtggttccacgacatcaagcgcttccttcaaactcaagagtacccgcccggggcatcaaacaaagataagaaaactctaaggagactttctggcagtttcttcctgaatggagatgtgctatacaaaagaaacttcgacatggttttgctcagatgcgtggatagacacgaa